The sequence ACTGCGAGTACGATACGCAGTACGCTTTCGAAAAGCTGGGAGCGACGACGGAGATCGTCTGGCACAAAGAGACCAGCATCGCCGCTGACACCGACCTGGTCGTCGTTGCGGGCGGTTTCAGCTACGGCGACTACCTGCGCAGCGGTGCCATCGCCCGCTTCAGTCCCGTCATGCAGGCCGTCGAGGCCCATGCAGCACGCGGCGGAAAAGTGCTCGGTATCTGCAACGGTTTCCAGGTCCTGACCGAATCGCGTCTGCTGCCGGGTGCGTTGAAACGCAATGAGCACCTCCATTTCATCTCCCGCCACCACCACCTCAAAGTCGTCGGTAATGAGAATACCTTCCTGCAGAAGCTGAACAAGGGCGACGTCGTGAACATCCCCATCGCCCACCACGACGGGAACTACTACATCGATCCGGAGGGCCTCAAGGCGCTCTACGATAACGACCAGGTCCTGCTGCACTACTGTGACAGCGAAGGCAATGTCAGCAACCCCAACGGTTCCGTCGATGCCATCGCCGGTGTCTGCAACGCCGACAAGAACGTTTTCGGCCTGATGCCGCACCCCGAGCGTGCCATGGAATCGATCCTCGGTTCCGCGGACGGCAAAGCGATGCTTGAAGGGTTCTTCGCTTCGTAATGCGTTCGTTCCTACTGCTCCTCTGGCTCGGTACCTTCGGCCTCCTGCAGGCCGCCACATTCGTGACCGACATCCCTGAGACCGTCATGCCTTTCGGCATGCAGGCCGAAGAGGCGGACCAATCGGCGGAAGTCGAGAGCGACGCGATCTCCGTGGAAGAGGAGGCGTCTGGCACACGGCATCTCTACGCCACGCTGGTCGAAAAACCCGAGCGCCTTTTCAAGGGTGAAATCGTCTCCATCCTCATCCGTTCCGTCATCACGACCGATCTCTTCGACGGCCTCTCTTACCGCTTCAGCGGCGGCAGCGGCCTCGAACTCCTCAGTGATACCCCAGAACGTGAAGCGCACGATCACACCTACTTCGACCGCTTCTATTTCAAGGTGACGGGGAAACGCGCCCTGCTGCCCGACATCACGCCTGTACTGACCCTGGGCTACGGTGAAGAGGAGAGCTCCGAACCGTTGCAGGGCGGTGCCGTCGAGGCGACGGTCCTCAACCCTCCGCAAAACTTCTGCGGCATTCTGGCCGACCGCTTCACCGTGACACATGTGAAGACCACCGTCTACGACAAGGCGAACAACATCATCGTGATCTCCGCCGATGCCAACCGCAGCGACCTGGGGGCGTTCCACCTTCCCCAGGCCGGAAAGCAGGATTTCGAATCGTTGCAGAAAGATCCGCACTTTGCGTCGATGAGCTACTATGCCGTGCTGCCCAAAACGATGGAAGTGCTGCGTTTCCAATATTTCAACCTGCAGAGCAAACGGTACGAACGCATGAGTATCCCGATCGAGGTGGATGACGATCTCGTCTCGACGACGAGTGACATCAACCCGGTCGAGCACGGGCACGTCACCCAGAAAACCGTTGTTTTCCTCGTCGTGTTCGGGCTCTTCTTCCTGCTCGCGCTCTGGAAACGCTCCTGGACGCTGCTCGCCGTCGCCGTTGCCGCGGGAGGCTATGCCGCATGGCTCAACATTCCGCTGCAGCAGGTCTGTATCAAAGAGGGATCGCCGATCTACCTCCTGCCGATGCGCAACGCCACGGTCTTCGAGATCGCCCCGACGCGCTACCAGTTGAACGCCGAAGGGCATATCAAGGGGTATACGAAAGTTCGCCTCCAAAACGAGCAGATCGGTTGGGTCAAGAATGAAGATACTTGCGCGGATTAACTGGGTTTACAGCACCCTCGTCATTTTTACGGGGCTGCTGCTTAAAATCCTGCTCTACCCTTTCGTCCCCCGCCCCTATGCTTCTAAAATTTCCGCCTGGTTTATCCGGACACTGATCTTCGTCCATGTGCGTGAAATCGGTACTCCCGATCCCGAGGCGCAGATGTATATCATCAACCACCAGAGCGAACTCGACATCGGTGTCATCGAGAGCGCGACAAAGCGCGAGCTCGCCTGGGTCGCCAAAAAAGAGCTCTTCGAAATCCCCTTTTTCTCGCTGGCTGTCCGCCTCTCCCGGGAAATCCCCCTGGAACGCGAAAGCAAAAGTGCGCTTGTCGCCCTGCTCAAAGCGGCCAAGGAGCGGATTGACGACGGGCGTATCGTCTGTATCTTCCCCGAAGGCACCCGTTCGGAAAGCGGCCGGATGCGCCGCTTCAAACCCGGGGCGAAACTGATCGCCGACAAGCTCGGCCTGACGGTACAGCCCGTCGTGCTGATTCATACCGCCCGATTTTTCAGTACCAAGCGCATGACCGCCGCACCGGGCGTCATCACAGCGGTCTACCTGGAGAGCGTCCGGGCGGACAAAAACGACAAGAAATGGCTGGAACAGCTGCAGCTTCGGATGCAGGAAACCTATGACCGTTACGAACAAAGGAAAAAACCATGAGCCTTGCCACCCTGCTCGCCATCGGAAGCGGCGGTTTTATCGGCGCCGTTCTGCGGGCATACCTCAACGGGCTTATCTCCCATCGTGTTCCCCATGACCTCCCCTTCGGCACCCTCGGCGTCAACCTGATCGGCAGTTTCATCATGGGAATCCTCGTCGCCTATTTCATGTACACGACCTACTTCTCGCTGCACGTCAAATCCTTCCTCTCGACGGGGATCCTTGGGGCTTTGACGACCTATTCGACCTTCGCGATCGAGAGTGTCATGCTGCTTAACGGCGGTCACCTTGCCCTGGCGGCCGCCAATATCGGGCTGAATGCCCTGGGAACCGTCTTCATGGCCGGAGCTGGATTCAGACTGGCATCGGCCTTCGTGCGCTGAGCACGGGGTATATTGATTGAAAGGAAGAGTATGCACAGCAACACCGTACGCTATATCCGTAACCTTTTCAGAAGCAGCGGGGCGGTTCCCCTGCATGCACCGCGTTTCGTGGGGAACGAAAAGAACTACCTCGGCAGCTGTATCGAAAGTGTAGAGGTCTCATCGGAGGGCGAATACGTCGAACGGTTCGAAGGGATGGTCAGCGAATACTGCGGGGCCCGCCATGCCGTTGCCTTCAACGCTTCCGAATCGGCGATGCGCGTCGCCCTCGTCCTGGCGGGGACGGGTCCCGACTGCGAAGTCCTGACCCAGCCGCTCGCCCACGCCATGACGGCCAACACCGTCGACAGCCTCGGTGCTGAGCCCATTTTCATCGACGTCGAACGCAAGACGATGGGCATGGACCCGGACCGGTTGCGCGAGTTCCTTGCCTACAACGCAGAAGTCCGCGATGAGGGGTGTTTCAACCGCCGCACCCAACGCCGCATCACCGCCTGCGTTCCGGTCCATATTCTGGGCTTTCCCTGCCGCATCGATGAGATCCGGACCGTCTGCGACGAGTACGGCATCATGCTTATCGAGGATGCAACGGAGGCCTTCGGATCGTCGTATAAAGGGACCATGGCAGGACGTTTCGGCCACTGCGGTATCTACGGTTTCGAAGGCCATAAGATCGCCACATGCGGGGACGGCGGCGTGCTCGTCTGTGACGACGAGGCCTTGGCGGAAGCGGCGAGAAGCACCGGTACGATCCCCTATCTTTCCGATGCGAAGGAAGCAGCCCAGGGGCGTTTCAGCTGCCGTATGTCCAATCTGAATGCGGCGGTCGGCTGTGCCCAGATGGAGCATATGAAAACGATCGTCACCAAACAGCGCGATCTTGCCCGCCGCTACCAGGAGTTCTTTGCCGACTACGAAGAGGAGGAGGAAGTCAAGCTCTTCCGGGTGAAAAAACAGAGCGAGCCCAACTGCTGGCTCAATGCCCTGCTCTTCGAAGCGCCCGAAGACCGCGATGCCTTTTTGGATGCGACGAATGCCGAAGGGGTCGCCACGAGCGCCCTCTGGCCGCTGATCAGCGACCTGCCGCGTTTTTGCGAATGCGCCGGCACGGATGCGGACAATGCGCGCTGGCTCCAGGCGCATATCGCCACCCTGCCCAGCGGGGTGCGCTAGGCATCGCGGTAAAACGTTTCGATCCGTTCCAGGTACGCCCCCAGATTTTCAAAACGGTGATTTCCGCCCGTTTCCACCACGACCTCATACCCTTCGTAAACGGCCTCGGCCACCTTGTAATCAAGTAGCTCGTCCCCCGTCTGCAGCAGGACCAGCAGCCGTGCATCCGGCAGCCGCATCGTCTCGGCAATGCGTGCCAGCTGCAGCAGGTACTCGCTTTTCCATTCAAAGGGTTCCCCGCTGCACCAGAACGTATTGGTGCCCACATACGGCGCCAGGGTCTGGTAGGGATGCACGGAGGGGTTGATCAGTACGGCATCGAGCCCAAACTCGCTGCTCAGCGCCGTCGCATAGAAGCCGCCCAGTGACGAACCGATCAAGAGGGAAATATCATACTGCTCGATCACACGGCGCAGTGCCGCCATGGCGGTGTCCGGTTCGACCGGGACATCGGGGGAAAGCACCTCGGTTTCACCGAAATGCGTCTTGAGCAGGCGGGTTTTCGTCGAATCGCCGCAGCTGGCGAAGCCGTGGATATAGAGGATCATATTCACTCGTCACCCATTGCCCAACAGCGCCCTCACTCCGGAAACCTCTCCGCTGGACCTGAAGGTCTCTTCCAGGACGGCGAACACCCGGCCGGCGTCACTGTTGCCCATATTCATCACAAGCCCCTTCAACGCATGCAGCGAGTGCGCCACCCGCTCGGCGTCCGGCGGGACAACCGCCACCAACGCCTTGAGCTGCAGGAGTTCCTTCCGCAGGTCCCTCGTGCCCGCCTCAAGCAGCGCATCCACCTGCGCAGCGTCCAGACCGAACGCTGCGAAATGCGTCCGTGCCGTCGCCAATGTGTCGGTGATCAATTGCTCCATTTTTCCGTTCCTTCCGATCTGTTGGGGACAGGCTACCCCAGGATGAATTAAATCACGTTAAAGCATGTGCAACAGCTGCTTCCCATACTCTTTTTATTATAATGACGCTCAAAATCGTCCGGGAAGACGCTACGAAAGAGAGTGCCATGCTGAACATTATCATTGCCGACGACCATGAAATCGTCCGCAGCGGGCTGATCATGCTGATCGAGCAGCAGGAGGGGATGTCCGTGGCGGACAACGCCTCCTCCTTCGATGAGCTGATGGCCTGTCTTGCACGCAGGGCATATACCCTGCTGATCCTCGATCTGAACCTCGGGGACAAAAACGGCATGGAATCGATCGAAAGCGTCAGTGCGCGTCACCCCGAACTTCCCATCCTCGTCCTCAGCGCCTATCCAGAGGACCCTTATGCCCTGCAGGCGTTCCGGGCCGGTGCCTCTGGCTACCTCAACAAAGCCGTCATCGGCGCCGAACTCGTGCGGGCCATCCAGACCGTGGCCAAAGGCAAAAAATACATCAGCCCCACCCTGGAAGAGAGCATGCCCTACGGCACCGATCTCGGCAAGCAGGAAAAGGCGATGACCGCCGCGCTCTCCAAACGCGAGCTGGAGGTACTCTCCTTTATTGCACGGGGCAGCTCTTACAAGGAGATCGCCGCGGAACTGGGCGTCAGTCCCAAAACCGTCTCCACCTACCGGACCCGTATCCTGGAGAAGCTGAACCTCTCCAGCACGACGGAACTGCTCCGTTTCGCCTTCGAACACGATATCGCAGCCTACTGAAAACAGGACGGCTGCGCTTACCCGTTCCGGTCGAGCACGGCCCGGATCTGGTTGGGCAGATAGTACTTGAACTGCTTCGGAAAGATGAAAAAGTCGATGTCGCCCTTTTGTGTTTCCAGCCCCTGCCAGTCGTCGATGTCGAACCGCATCGCCACGACCCCCATCGACGGGATCTTTGAGACATGCTCTTCTGTCAGCATATTCGCGAATGCGGTCAGCTGCGGGTTATGTCCGATGACAAAGATCGTATCGGCGTCATCCTCCTGCAGCATGACGGTTTCGAGTATCGTCTCCGGCGGCGTCAGGTAAAGTTCGCTCAGGTAGAGCAGCGGCCCTTCAAAACCGACTTTTTTAGCCAGCCTGTCCGCACTCTCCTGCGCACGAAGCGCACTGCTGGAGAGGATGAGATCGGGCACGATCCCGCGCAGCAGCAGGTACGACCCGATCGTATTGATATCCCGGTATCCCCTGTCGGTCAATCCGCGCTCAAAATCGCTCGCGCCCGGCTCTTCCCAGTCGGATTTCGCATGATGAATCAGATATAGCGTTTTGATGATATTGCCTTCCGAAGCCCGAGACGTCTGCTTAGATGCGCCCCAGCTCCTGTGACATGGTCTTGGCCGCTTTATCCATGATCATTTTTGCCAGCGCGACGTTTCCGTCGTCACGGAAAATGGCAAAGACGTTGATCTTCGCGAAGTTGTCCTGGCCGAACTCCCCGGCACTGTTGATCAGGAAGACGTGACCGTCGTGGGTCTTCGCCTCGATGGAGGAAGCTTCGCTGAAGCCGACGTCCAGTGAGGACTCGGTCACCATACGGAAGGCGTCATTGAAGATACTGGCCGAATAGGGAATATCCGTGCCCGTATGGTCATTGTCGATATAGAGGGTCTCACCGGAGTAGTTCAAAACGGCCGAACCGAGGTAGCCGTTCACCGCGCGGAGTCTCTGCATGGATTTGTCGAAATCGATCATTGTCTGTCCTTCTTCTTATTTGTTCAGCGACTGCATGAAGTCGTTGAATGTGTCCGCGCTCTGGCCGTTTTCGGCAAGAAAATCCAGCAGCGCTTTTTCGGAAGCCTCAACACCCTCGCTCTTTTCGATCTCAAGCAGCTTCGCATAGAGCGGGAGGATGACGTCCCGGGCCTTCTGCGTCATACGGCGGCGCGTCGAAACGTAGTTTCTGAATGAGCCGTCCGGGTTCTTGGCCATACGGACCTGGGCAAGTACGAGGTAGTATCCCCCGTCTTTACAGAGGTTTTTGACAAACGCATAGACGTCTTTGCCCGCTTTGATGTTCTCCCAGAGGTACTTGAAGATCACTTTCGGCATATCGGGATGGCGCAGGATCGCATGCGGCTGATCCAGCAGGTCGCCCTGCGAGTAACCGGAGATCTTCATAAAAATCGGGTTGGTGTAGGTGATTTTCCCTTCGGCATCCGCTTTGGATACGATCATATCCACGTCGGTTACTTCATGTTCCGCATCGGTCGGTGTCGGTCTTTCCATTATCTGGCCCCTTCGTTATTTTTTCACGGGGCAATCTTAACGGAAAGGCACGGTCGGAATATGTAGGAAATATCCTACAGGCGAATCGGGAGTGTAGGGATGCCTCTCAGGCGTGGGTGGTTCGGCGGAGGGTCAGGAGTATTGCCGGAGCACGGCCTCGAGCTTTTTCTCTTCGAGCGGCTTGGTGAGGTAGCCGTTCATGCCGCTTTGTAAAAACTTCTCCCTGTCGCCTTCCATGGCGTTCGCCGTCAGCGCGATAATCGGAACGCTGCTGCCGAGTCTCTCCCGGATGCGGCGGGTCGCATCGAGGCCGTTCATCACGGGCATATTGACGTCCATCAGGATCAGATCGAACGCCTCTTTCTCCATTTTGTCAAGGACCTCCTGCCCGTTCTCGACGAAGACCGCGTCGATGCCGTACTGCGACAGCAGCAGCTGGACCAGCAGGCGGTTCATCTCCAGGTCTTCGGCGACCAGTACTTTCATCCCGCTGTTGACCGCCTGCTCCGCACCTGTGTCTGCCGTTTCGCTTTCGTCCGCCTCCGTCAAAGCTTTGGATGCGGCATCGTACGATGCCAGCATGAGATCAAAATAGAAGACCGTCCCTTTCCCCTCTTTACTGTACAGTTTGAGTTCGCTGCCCATGGCCTCGACCAGGGAGGCGCAGATACTCAGTCCCAGACCGGTCCCCCCGAACTCCCGTGTCGTCGACTCGTTCGCCTGGGTGAAGGGGCTGAAAATGCGCTCCTGTTTCTCTTTCTGGATGCCGATCCCGTTGTCTTCGACAACAAAACGGACGAGCTGGCCCTCTTTGGGATGGATTTCGAGGACCTCGGTGCGCAGCTGCACCTCACCCGATGCCGGCGTGAATTTGATGGCGTTGGAGAGCAGATTGATGATGATCTGCTTCAGGCGCGTCGGGTCCCCGAGTACGACCGCATCCATCTCCGGGTCAAACCGGCTGGCGTAGTTCAGCTGCTTCTGAAGCGCGGCGGGCTGCATCAGGGAGAACGCGGTATTGAGCTCCGCGTATAGGTCGACGGGGATATGCTCAAGCACCATGTGGTGGCTCTTGATTTTTGAAAAATCGAGGACGTCGTTGATGATCTCGAGCAGGGTCGCCGAGGAGCGTTCGATAATGTCGAGATACTCCAGCTGCTGGGCATTCAGACCGCTCTTTTTCAGCATGCCGGTGAATCCGAGGATCCCGTTCATCGGGGTGCGGATCTCATGGGACATATTGGCCAGGAACGTCGCCTGGGCCTCTTCGGCCTTCTCGGCCTGGATACGCGCCTCCTCCAGCTCGGTGACGTCGTTGAAGGAGCAGAAGATGTACTCATCGTTTTCGAACTTCACCTGTCTCGCCCTCACCGAAAACGTACGGACGGTCCCCTCCCGGTCCTCCATCAGCGCCTTGTGGATCCGGTTGGGTTCGTCCAGGAGCTTTTGGTACCACGACCGTCTTCCCCCCGCACTGAGGAAACCCTCTTTGGGGATAAAGAGGGAATTGATGCAGCGCTTGGAGTTCATAAGGTCATCAAGGTCGTCAAAGGGGAAGAGCCTGAAAAAGGTCTGGTTCACCTTTTCCGTGACGCCGTTGCGGATGATGAGAATGATACTTTCGTCGTTGTTGAGCAGTTTCTGCGTAAAGGTATGCTCGCGTTTGTAGGCCAGCTGCGTCTCGATCAGGTCGGTGATATCTTCCCGGATCGCGAAAAACTCCGAAATCCTGTTCCGTTCATCGTGCAGGGGGATAATGGAGCTTTTGACGTAATAGTCGGTGCCGTCTTTGCGGCGGTTCGCAAAACTGCCGTGCCAGATCTGCCCCGCGGTAATCGTATTCCACATCTCTTCAAAGAGCGAATCGGGGGTATTCGGGCTGCGGACAATATTATGCGACTGCCCGATCAGTTCACCGCGCGTGTAGCCGCTGATCCGTTCGAAGTTCGGATTGACGTAGGTAATGATGCCGTTCCTGTCCGTTTTGGAAACGATCAGAACGTCATTGATGCCGTCAATATGCTCCTGCAGGCTCCTTTTTGCCGCCGCCAGCGACCGGGACTGCTCTTC is a genomic window of Sulfurimonas sp. HSL1-2 containing:
- a CDS encoding lysophospholipid acyltransferase family protein is translated as MKILARINWVYSTLVIFTGLLLKILLYPFVPRPYASKISAWFIRTLIFVHVREIGTPDPEAQMYIINHQSELDIGVIESATKRELAWVAKKELFEIPFFSLAVRLSREIPLERESKSALVALLKAAKERIDDGRIVCIFPEGTRSESGRMRRFKPGAKLIADKLGLTVQPVVLIHTARFFSTKRMTAAPGVITAVYLESVRADKNDKKWLEQLQLRMQETYDRYEQRKKP
- the purQ gene encoding phosphoribosylformylglycinamidine synthase subunit PurQ, coding for MKVSIIQFPGTNCEYDTQYAFEKLGATTEIVWHKETSIAADTDLVVVAGGFSYGDYLRSGAIARFSPVMQAVEAHAARGGKVLGICNGFQVLTESRLLPGALKRNEHLHFISRHHHLKVVGNENTFLQKLNKGDVVNIPIAHHDGNYYIDPEGLKALYDNDQVLLHYCDSEGNVSNPNGSVDAIAGVCNADKNVFGLMPHPERAMESILGSADGKAMLEGFFAS
- a CDS encoding YqiA/YcfP family alpha/beta fold hydrolase; protein product: MILYIHGFASCGDSTKTRLLKTHFGETEVLSPDVPVEPDTAMAALRRVIEQYDISLLIGSSLGGFYATALSSEFGLDAVLINPSVHPYQTLAPYVGTNTFWCSGEPFEWKSEYLLQLARIAETMRLPDARLLVLLQTGDELLDYKVAEAVYEGYEVVVETGGNHRFENLGAYLERIETFYRDA
- a CDS encoding FIST N-terminal domain-containing protein, with protein sequence MIQFNHIYSDKESLEKALAETGIDLEAKTILVQMFSSIEDREAVSGIAATVLSVLPDATLIGASTVGEIVGGVMTEKQTVLGISVFEKSHILAVSDVDTESFSLGKKLGEALCKDDVRCIITFADGIQHGSDFLEAFRAANCNNIPIAGGMAGDLLRFKHTYTIHQERVFEGGAVGVALIGESLEVFQDLNMGWRPVGREMTITRAEKNRVYTIDGEATIELYREVLGESVVRELPASAMGFPLIKQSGGIPIARSMIGAFEDGSVLYAGNLSVGDRVQFGIGSADLVNSYIPGETIPSEAQTLQAAFIYSCSGRKQFLGKQLEVALDKIDSFAPACGFFTYGEFYSSASGAELLNITSTILFLREKGTQNQRFDSPLGGRKQQRAVNAGEKAVFHLIDYNTKALEEQSRSLAAAKRSLQEHIDGINDVLIVSKTDRNGIITYVNPNFERISGYTRGELIGQSHNIVRSPNTPDSLFEEMWNTITAGQIWHGSFANRRKDGTDYYVKSSIIPLHDERNRISEFFAIREDITDLIETQLAYKREHTFTQKLLNNDESIILIIRNGVTEKVNQTFFRLFPFDDLDDLMNSKRCINSLFIPKEGFLSAGGRRSWYQKLLDEPNRIHKALMEDREGTVRTFSVRARQVKFENDEYIFCSFNDVTELEEARIQAEKAEEAQATFLANMSHEIRTPMNGILGFTGMLKKSGLNAQQLEYLDIIERSSATLLEIINDVLDFSKIKSHHMVLEHIPVDLYAELNTAFSLMQPAALQKQLNYASRFDPEMDAVVLGDPTRLKQIIINLLSNAIKFTPASGEVQLRTEVLEIHPKEGQLVRFVVEDNGIGIQKEKQERIFSPFTQANESTTREFGGTGLGLSICASLVEAMGSELKLYSKEGKGTVFYFDLMLASYDAASKALTEADESETADTGAEQAVNSGMKVLVAEDLEMNRLLVQLLLSQYGIDAVFVENGQEVLDKMEKEAFDLILMDVNMPVMNGLDATRRIRERLGSSVPIIALTANAMEGDREKFLQSGMNGYLTKPLEEKKLEAVLRQYS
- a CDS encoding PAS domain-containing protein; amino-acid sequence: MERPTPTDAEHEVTDVDMIVSKADAEGKITYTNPIFMKISGYSQGDLLDQPHAILRHPDMPKVIFKYLWENIKAGKDVYAFVKNLCKDGGYYLVLAQVRMAKNPDGSFRNYVSTRRRMTQKARDVILPLYAKLLEIEKSEGVEASEKALLDFLAENGQSADTFNDFMQSLNK
- a CDS encoding histidine phosphatase family protein — its product is MIKTLYLIHHAKSDWEEPGASDFERGLTDRGYRDINTIGSYLLLRGIVPDLILSSSALRAQESADRLAKKVGFEGPLLYLSELYLTPPETILETVMLQEDDADTIFVIGHNPQLTAFANMLTEEHVSKIPSMGVVAMRFDIDDWQGLETQKGDIDFFIFPKQFKYYLPNQIRAVLDRNG
- a CDS encoding response regulator transcription factor, producing MTLKIVREDATKESAMLNIIIADDHEIVRSGLIMLIEQQEGMSVADNASSFDELMACLARRAYTLLILDLNLGDKNGMESIESVSARHPELPILVLSAYPEDPYALQAFRAGASGYLNKAVIGAELVRAIQTVAKGKKYISPTLEESMPYGTDLGKQEKAMTAALSKRELEVLSFIARGSSYKEIAAELGVSPKTVSTYRTRILEKLNLSSTTELLRFAFEHDIAAY
- the crcB gene encoding fluoride efflux transporter CrcB, coding for MSLATLLAIGSGGFIGAVLRAYLNGLISHRVPHDLPFGTLGVNLIGSFIMGILVAYFMYTTYFSLHVKSFLSTGILGALTTYSTFAIESVMLLNGGHLALAAANIGLNALGTVFMAGAGFRLASAFVR
- a CDS encoding DegT/DnrJ/EryC1/StrS aminotransferase family protein; amino-acid sequence: MHSNTVRYIRNLFRSSGAVPLHAPRFVGNEKNYLGSCIESVEVSSEGEYVERFEGMVSEYCGARHAVAFNASESAMRVALVLAGTGPDCEVLTQPLAHAMTANTVDSLGAEPIFIDVERKTMGMDPDRLREFLAYNAEVRDEGCFNRRTQRRITACVPVHILGFPCRIDEIRTVCDEYGIMLIEDATEAFGSSYKGTMAGRFGHCGIYGFEGHKIATCGDGGVLVCDDEALAEAARSTGTIPYLSDAKEAAQGRFSCRMSNLNAAVGCAQMEHMKTIVTKQRDLARRYQEFFADYEEEEEVKLFRVKKQSEPNCWLNALLFEAPEDRDAFLDATNAEGVATSALWPLISDLPRFCECAGTDADNARWLQAHIATLPSGVR